The following is a genomic window from Triplophysa dalaica isolate WHDGS20190420 chromosome 22, ASM1584641v1, whole genome shotgun sequence.
tgttccagaaatccagattaagagtaaaagtttgatttaaaaaacaacaggttCCGTTAATGAAGGTTTGTCTATGTCTCCTTTGTAAAAAATTCCAAGGAATTTCAGGTTAATCcagtagtaaaatatgtttgttgcaGGAGCTCAAGAGTGTGTGACCTCTCTctctgacctctctctctctctctctctctctatctctatctctatctctatctctctctctctctctctctatctatctctctatctatctatctatctatctctctctctctctctctctctctctgtctctctctctcacactctctctctctctctctctctctctctctctctctgtctctctctctatctgtctctgtctctgtctctctctcaatctctctttctctctctcaatctctctctctctctcgctctctcgctctctctctctctatctctctctctctctctctctctctctctcagtctttctctttctgtctttctgtctctctctcgctctctctctcactctctctctctctctctctctctctctcactctctctctctctcagtcttctcgtctctctctgtctctctctctcgctctctctctcactctctctctctctctcgctctctcgctctctctctctctatctctctctctctctctctctctctctctctctctctctctctctctctctctctctctctctctctatctctctatctctctctctctctctctctctctctctctctcactctctcaatctctctctctctctctctctctctctctgtctctgtctctgtctctgtctctctctctctcactctctctctctttctctctctctctctctcaccctctctctctctctctctcacacactctctctctctctcacacactctctctctctctctctctctcaccctctctctctcaatctctctctctctctctctctctctctctctctctctctctctctctctctctctctctctctgtctctgtctctgtctcggtctctctctctctctctctctctctctctctctcacactctctctctctctctctctctctctgtctctgtctccgtctctctctctctctctctctctctctcacacactctctctctctctctctctctctctctctgtctctgtctctgtctcggtctctctctctctctctctctctctctctctctctctctctcacactctctctctctctctctctctctctctctctctctgtctctgtctccgtctctctctctctctctctctctctctcacacactctctctctctctctctctctcttcaaagCTTTGTACACTTGTGTAGCACACTGACATATGCTTGTGTTTGAGATTGTCATTCCAGCTGTGAATCACCCGTACGAGGCTCCGTGTGAAGAGAAAACAGGACGTAAAGTTTGCTTCGGGTCAATCATAACATTCTGACACACGTGACGTGTTTAGTTCATGCTGTTTACTGAAGTTAAAGACACTCCCAACACCTGCAGCGGCTTCTGctgaatgacatcatcacagagtTGAGTTTACTGGTGTTCTTCATGCTGATGTGGGAAAATCAGATTGAACACCCATCAGTACTGAGTGAATGAGGGATGTTGAGGACCGTTGACACACACATGGATCAGAAACTCTTTTCTGGTTGTAGGTTTGAAGCAACTCAGTGTAAAGGTCATTTTTGTCTGTCAGAGTGTCCTGCATATCCACCAGAGGGCACCATTGACATCAAAGACTACATCTCCCATAATTCCCCAGAATCAAGTATTTCACCTCTCTGTGTCATTAAACTGTGTATCAGTTTTAGCATCAGTTGTAGCGTAAAATACCGTAAACTCTGTGATTTGTTCTCTATCACAGAAACATGTTAGCTGTAAATCTAACGTGTTTGACAGATGTTAGGGCGTCAGTAGAACACGTGTCAGATGATCACTTGGGAAGTTTCTTTGGCATTTATATGAATGGAATCCAGACAGAGCAGCTGTGATGTGTAGGAAAGGCATCTGAAACATTTAAGAAATCCTTAAAGGGTTAAAAGATGGTTTCTGTCAGATGAAGTGTTTCTAGTGTTCAAATCTCATTCTTTTATGTAGTGTTTGAGCCCTCAGTCACTTTCACTTGATTCATACACACAAGGACACAAAGAGGTTATGACTGTCATTCCTCAGAGCATATGGCAGCGTTTTACTGCcaaaaattccattgttttaaaaagaagGTCATTTCTTTATAAGCCTTGAACATCATACATCTCAAGAATGAAGAAGAAATACGTTGAGAATGCAGAGACGTTTTGGAAGCACCCCGTGGTATCACAGCTTACTATGGTACATGGTTTTCAATAACACATGTCAATGCACCATAATAATCCCATCACCAGACCACAACAAGTGTGTTCATGAATCCTCTCGTCTAATGAATGTCAAAGGTTCCCATCactaaaagtatatatttaggaCCCCCTGAGACAATCATGATCCCAGAGATGATGTGAATGAAAGAACCTCTAAACAAGTCCACGTAAACTCTTTATCTTCATCTCTGTTTACTTGTGCGGGAAAGAATTTGGGGTGGTTTCTTTATGTAGAAACATGACAATTGTTCTGTGAAACGCTTCACATTCCAGACATGCCATTGTGTGCATGCGTACATCAAATCTTCATCTTGAATTTTTTagcttttcatgtttttttaatgcatgcatgggttgtccttctgaaagaatgtaaacacagAGTCTCGGTGGCAGTGTCTGAGCCATGAGGAATGCTGTGAGATTGTTTGTCTGATCATGACAGACGGAGGAGTGTtcagaaaacatgtttgaaaGCAAATCACAACAACTGACACACTTTAAGATTGTTGATGCAGTGAATGAGAAACTGAATGAGATTGATATTCACACTCGAGTACTTGTGTTGTACAGATGTCCCTTTGTCATCTCATGTCTCGGAGGCTGAATTTATCatgatttattgtgttttctcCACCAGTGATCATTGGTATCATTACTGTACATTAACAAAATGTTGGATTATTTCAACCTATGGTTGGTCAGATATGGATAAACCCAAAaattgggttaaattaacccagaataTGGCTATTTTTGACctaacaatgggttaaaacaattacaaaaacatttcacgcaaacagttctagggcacttttgactgccattcaCATTTTTCCTACGatgatagtcaatggggtccaagaagtgtttggttacattgatacagatttggaacaacttgacacaaatgacacaattttcaattttcgggtgaactgtacctttaaagatACAGTTGTTTTAAAGTGTCCTCTAGCATTGTCTCATGACGTGTCATGAAATGCTGTTTGACCATCGCTAATCAAAATGCAATTGTTTAATGTGTAAACTTCTGACATTACCCCCCATTTTCCTGATATTTAACTGGCAAAATTAGGACACAATTGAGTTAAAAGGGGTCAAATGgcgtgaatatgtgtttttctgtgtctttggtgtgttataagatgtgttgaaacaaaagatgcattctatgtaaaagcgaatgctcacccagacctgcctgaaacacctggtgtaaccacacccccacaaatctacatcagttggtgttagcatttgactaagaccacccaaatgtagaCGTCAGTAAGGtggcgtacttgtaaatctcattgtatcgtcacCGCCGCACTCATGGAGACGCTGTGtgaaaagaaagcctctttgtttgccctgccaAAGGATGAGACAGCTAAAAATGAACGCTGTttcagaaaagtacaatccgaatgttcaagattgtgcagcgcatttcaccgACGATTGCTTCACAAACCTGGAACATATCAAGACCTGCAATGCACGAAAAATTTGGTTAAAAGGTGGGGCCGTTCCAACCATTACAGCTTTTCTGGTGCTTCAGATTCACAGACTGTAAGTATGTGGTCATTGTGaaagactttgttacggactaacaCGAGTTGAGtttgtcatgtgtttgtgatctgcaaatgcagacgcGTGCAACATGAAAAAAGATAACGTGAATCCTAATAATCAGAAATAATGTTCCAACTGGAGGTTTATATTGTcttattatttagtatttattttgggtttattgtctttgttgagtggTGATGAGACTTGATGCAACACTGCTTGGTCAAGAAGGGCCAACGTGCTcacgttatttattatgttaccattcccttCTGTAACGTGtgcttgtttctatctcacacaaactctgtatgatgtatatgcttgtttgtttagagtCTTTGTAACGTTGCATATAAAAGGTCAAACAGTTAGATATAGTTTTTacctatttaacataatattttttttataaaaccttaccaatcctttacattcTGCTCAAGTCgtgctggcaaagttgatgtatcggcttgatcatATTCATTTTCCGTCTCAGATTCGGGCTCAATTTGATGTAAGAAgtcacaattacattttatcacctgtcagtacaactgAAGAGGAACCTGTTGTtctgaatatggtaagaggtgtttcatttctgtgaaacgctCTAGTATTTGACCAATAACCAACGCACTAaccaactggccaatcatagcacacctcgcttttcagagccatgagctttgtaaaaaatcagcacGTAATATTCGTTTTACCCGTGTCATTTCACCCCTTTACCTGCAAATAATAGAAGTTCCACACGCCAAGTGCAAATAAAGACAAGAAACACAATGTAAAGCTATCACACATATCCTCCAGACTTTTtatagttgttgttgttttttttcacacaagagcagcattattatttttctttttgtctgtaAGGTTGTGGTCCTGATGATGGACAAGCATGCCTGTGTTTGTCCTCATGCTTGTTCATGTAATGACAGTATCTGTGGTGGTCAAACCATAAGCCCAAACCCGCTAGACTTCAACATCGATGGTTTTACAGAACGCACATCTAACACCTCCATCTGCAAAgacttatttaaacaaagaaacaaaagtatGATGGTCATCGGTTATCATTCAAAACTCGAACACAACATATTTACATGAAACACATCAGCTCGCTTTATATGTACAGTGAGGTGCTTTGATAGTCTTCACCGttaacatttattgttttaaatgacagaataaCACAGCCTACGGCTAAATatcaaaacaacacagaaatattatgAAGAAAACACTAAAATATCATGGACTGTCATTGTTATTATTAGAGAGATAAAAAAATGCAAGATTACGTTACAAGGCCAAGatcagataataaataaataaataacaaataaataaagaaagaaaataaatacaatcttttttcttttaattgctTCAGGttatgtgttgttgttgttatttgtgTACAGCTGAAATCATGTCAAATACCGGACGCAAACACTTTGAATATAATGTAACAGTCTACATGAAAAGCAAATGTTCAAAAGATTCTGACaataacattttgtgttgaaatgatcaaatgtgATGGAGACAGCGAGCTATTATATTAAGTCTAATCTAACGTGTCATCTAAAACTGAAGAAAGTTTGTATCTGATCGTACATGTTTTAGATCTTGTGAATAGTTTCTTTTCATCGACAGTGGCatcatgtttttacttttgaagTCAGTCAGAAAAACTGGCACATTTTCAGCCACaatgcatgaataaatgtaGGAGCGTTTCAAATCAAAAGAAaggtttttcatttttccaaAGTGACCATGTTGTTCTATTGAATCCGAGTGCTGGtggacttgtttttttttcacacacgCGTTTATTTTGTGATGAATATACGGCCCAGGGGCATAATGCAGTCTTTTGTCCCAATGTAAATGAAAAGGCACCGTCGATTATATTTTTCTGCTAATGAAATACTGTGACCTCAGCTACACGTGAATGgcacttttaataataataatagtaataataataatatccaCATCATAacataaagacatttgtttatacattgagtttataaaagtctttgtttcgctaaaataaaattatttctcctaattatagaaaataaagGTTTGGTGGTGATCTGTCGAGTTTCTTTCACACGGCTATAGGATCTTGGTTGACTATGATGTTGGGGAGTCTGTTCTGCAGATGTTCCTGTGCCGACAGGTGTAATGCAGGGTTAGTTCTGCTGCCCTCCACAGACCCGGCACAGATGCCACCCAGCGGGTCCTCTGAGCCCAGAAACGGCGTGTCCTCGTCCTCGCTCTCTGAGCCGCTGCTCTCCGAGTTACTGGGGCTCGCCGGCGACACTTCGGCCGTCTGCTGAGTTCTTTGAGCATGGTCAGAGGGGCTGTGCGGGGGGGAGGGCTGATGTGAACTCACTTTCTCTCCGCCGTTCTCGTCTATGTGCAGCGGGCTGACCGGAGGGCTCAGGAGCTCCAGGCCGTGATTGTAGTGGGCCGAGTTACGGAGATTGTGGCCTGACCGCTGCACCGGGTTGGAACCGGATTTGTCGCGCAGGATCGGAGGCGTCCGGAAAAGCAGGGGGCGGTCTTCCTCTCCAGATGGACTGGTCGCCATGGAAGGGATGGAGAGTGCAAGGCTGGAGAGAGGAGCCGACATCTCTGAAGGTGGAGAGGAAGGCGTCACCGGAGACAGAAGCCCCACCGGTGACAGACGGATGGGAGTCGTGGCCGCTGAGACGTACCTGACACGCACACAATACACAGTTtcaaatacagttttatttttattcatctacATACAAACCTCCGATTGACATAATGTTAttggaaatgtatttatactaAACCAGTATCTTATATTCAACGGTGAGTGTATTGTGGACACTGCTGATATATAACATCCAGATTAAAGCTCAAAAGAGGAAGTAATTCATCTAAAACTAGTTCATGAAACAAGAGGTGATATGAGTGACCAGAGTTAGTATTATAGTATTGAATTTAGTTTCGTTTATATTTGATTTCTGTTCATTTgagcaattttggtatatgcattcgtcattttataatttatttgattatttattatgttgctctttaaagtttaattcatttacatttttgtttttaatataattgtaaTGCTTTAAACTAAttctgtcaaacgattaatcacgattaatcgcatccagaattaaggtttgtgttaacataatatatatccgtgtactgtgcatatttattttgtatttataaacacaaaacttaCACATActtgtttatacatatttaggaaatatttaaatgtattattttttttacttatatttgaaattcaaaataaaagtttatttattgttatattttatatttgtattaaatatatgcatttatgtgtatatgtttataaatacaaaattaataggCACAGTACAACGacatatattacgtaaacacagatttttattctggatgtgattaatcatgattatttcAGGTTATTTTTGAGGCAAACAAGTTTTTCCCAAAAAAATTTGCcgaatatttgatttgattgaatAGAATGGTTTTCAAAGTTTAAATTGTAGTAAACTAATACAAGGTTGTGAGTGACCGACAGACGGTGTATGAGGTGAGAGGTTAACACACCGGCCGCTGTCTCTGCTGGAGGTGTTGAGGTTCATCTGATGTGATGATCCTCCGTTCAGACGGCCTCTTTGAGTCGGCGTTACATGATGACAACACTTCTCCACCGATGACTTCACCGCCACCCCATGACTATCAGAATCCACACTGTCTGTTCGTCCATCACTCCAACTGTTAAACACACAGCCAACATACATTTACAGCCAAAATCACATCCCATAATAATTCATTAtactgtgtttaaaacatttgctGCAGGAATAAGGGTTATACGAATCACAGACATCAGTGTGTCGTTCAATGTTAATCTTTGTAAGgtagagatgtgtgtgtgtttcatcatGATCACGCTTGTGTGTCTGTCACACgttgttgttattgtgttgttgttgtgtgtattGTACCACGGGCTGGAGAGGTTGATGACGGCGGTGGACGGGTGTGTTGTGAAGTCACTTGTGGAGAGAGAGGTTTCTGCTTCTTTCTCGGTCACATGTCCATGCCATGTGTTTGACACGCAATGctgcaaataaacacacatgagCAGCAGCAGATAACACTGACACACTGACACAATGTGCTATCAATACTAGTACACTTTCACTGCACAACTACTTTTACAATCCTGCACCTATAGACTATAAACCTCCAGGTATTCTGATGGTTCAAAggtcaaaatgttttctttctatGAACCTAACAGTGTTCTTCTAGTTGACAATTTATAGATTGTGTGTCAAACTGTCTGTTACTATATAGACATGAATATGTAGGTTCATATAACTGTATGTCAAACAATGTGAAGAAAGTATTGAATATCATCCACATCAGGTACACTTTTGTGCCGGTGTAAGTCAAGTATACTTCAGTGTCATTGATACATGTTTGAAAGCGTTCTTATTTGAGCTTTTCTTATTGAAGAACTACTTCTAGCTCTTACAGCAGTCCACTGAACTCACATTACTTCATAGATATGAAGAACACAATattgatgatgatggtgatggtACTGACATTGACCAGCTGGAGGTTTTCAGGTGGAGGATGAGGAGGACTTTTGGCCACAGTGTTGCGTTCTCGTAAACTCTGCCGTAAGCGATCCTGCAGCTTTTTCCTCTGTttcctacacaaacacacaggcagAGATCTTACACACATGTAGCTTAAACTCCACATCAGTTTTAGTCCAACTCAAAACATTAGTATGAAGTGAAACAAACGTTTCTAAATGTGAATTACTTTGTTTTGCAGTAAGCCACCACACACATGATGCCAACTACTAGGAGAGCGATGCAGATGCCTGTTATTGTCAAAACACGTTTCTGATAGAGCTCCTCAGCTTCTGGAAGAGAGCACACACTGCTTttacacatcacaacacacacatgatctCAGCATGTCAGGTGAGTTCA
Proteins encoded in this region:
- the nrg1 gene encoding pro-neuregulin-1, membrane-bound isoform isoform X4; its protein translation is MMRFIPASLGSSFCGAFVCFFLACFSRCGSFTCSPRAGSVREQSLRSGLVFEGKLEGELTRTDPEDGSRSGQVRQWRVRVQQVWTLKTGGLFKDSLVSLVGAEGDRCFQLSVGTRYVFFTEATNDASVVTATFPPVEMKRAVRKVVSEVLCQHCAEPKLKDLRSSSIQDGKKMILKCELVSGNPEPNFKWYKNGKQLAGKNKPKSIKIKRNKQKPKKISELSIRKFTEADAGEYKCEAVNSLGKANTFANITVMKAPTSTTPSAKTSSHVTPCSESERNYCVNGGKCFTLEVTPGKIHRLCRCPNEFTGDRCQNYVMASFYKAEELYQKRVLTITGICIALLVVGIMCVVAYCKTKKQRKKLQDRLRQSLRERNTVAKSPPHPPPENLQLVNHCVSNTWHGHVTEKEAETSLSTSDFTTHPSTAVINLSSPCWSDGRTDSVDSDSHGVAVKSSVEKCCHHVTPTQRGRLNGGSSHQMNLNTSSRDSGRYVSAATTPIRLSPVGLLSPVTPSSPPSEMSAPLSSLALSIPSMATSPSGEEDRPLLFRTPPILRDKSGSNPVQRSGHNLRNSAHYNHGLELLSPPVSPLHIDENGGEKVSSHQPSPPHSPSDHAQRTQQTAEVSPASPSNSESSGSESEDEDTPFLGSEDPLGGICAGSVEGSRTNPALHLSAQEHLQNRLPNIIVNQDPIAV